One genomic region from Bacteroidota bacterium encodes:
- a CDS encoding nucleotide sugar dehydrogenase yields the protein MYKKLSKRESKLAVIGLGYVGLPIALEFARKISVIGFDINQKRIDLMKKKIDPSNELEKKDFEGCDISFTTSLDELRKANFLIVTVPTPIDEHNLPDLKPLIGASTSVGKVLKKGDYVVYESTVYPGCTEEDCIPVLEQHSKLKFKKDFKVGYSPERINPGDKNHTITNVKKVVSGCDDESLEEVAKVYEMIVKAGVHRAPTIKVAEAAKIIENTQRDLNIALMNELSIIFSKMDINTFDVLEAAGTKWNFLKFYPGLVGGHCIGVDPYYLTHKAESLGYHARVINAGRYVNDSMGFYVAKNTVKKIISSGKDISKAKVLVMGATFKEDVTDIRNSKVADVVKELKSYSVQVDVTDPHADSDELMHEYGFGLVKMNGKNYDAVIVAVNHKDYLKHDEKYFKSILTSQGILVDIKGIYRGKIKNISYWSL from the coding sequence ATTTACAAAAAACTTTCTAAGAGAGAATCTAAACTCGCGGTCATCGGTCTCGGCTATGTGGGTCTTCCGATTGCGCTGGAGTTCGCGCGGAAAATTTCTGTGATTGGTTTTGACATCAATCAGAAAAGAATTGATTTGATGAAAAAGAAAATTGATCCGAGCAACGAGCTGGAGAAAAAAGATTTTGAGGGCTGCGATATTTCTTTCACCACTTCGCTGGATGAACTGCGCAAAGCAAATTTTTTAATCGTCACCGTTCCCACTCCGATTGACGAGCACAATCTTCCCGATTTGAAACCGCTCATTGGTGCTTCCACATCTGTAGGAAAAGTTTTGAAGAAAGGAGATTATGTGGTGTACGAATCCACAGTTTACCCCGGCTGTACAGAGGAAGATTGCATTCCTGTTCTCGAACAACATTCGAAATTGAAATTCAAAAAAGATTTTAAAGTTGGTTATTCTCCTGAGCGAATTAATCCCGGAGATAAAAATCACACCATCACAAATGTGAAGAAAGTTGTTTCCGGCTGTGATGATGAATCGCTTGAGGAAGTTGCAAAAGTTTACGAGATGATTGTGAAAGCAGGAGTTCACCGCGCGCCAACAATCAAAGTTGCCGAAGCGGCAAAAATTATTGAGAACACGCAGCGCGATCTAAACATTGCGCTGATGAATGAACTGAGTATCATCTTCAGCAAAATGGATATAAACACGTTTGATGTGCTCGAAGCCGCTGGAACAAAATGGAACTTTCTGAAATTTTATCCGGGACTTGTTGGCGGGCATTGCATCGGAGTGGATCCATATTATCTCACGCATAAAGCAGAATCGCTCGGCTATCACGCGCGCGTGATCAATGCCGGCAGATATGTAAATGATTCCATGGGATTTTATGTGGCGAAAAATACGGTGAAGAAAATTATTTCTTCCGGAAAAGATATTTCAAAAGCAAAAGTTTTGGTGATGGGTGCTACGTTCAAAGAAGATGTCACAGACATTCGCAATTCAAAAGTTGCCGATGTTGTGAAAGAATTAAAGTCCTATTCCGTTCAGGTGGATGTTACCGACCCTCACGCTGATTCGGATGAACTCATGCACGAATATGGTTTTGGATTAGTGAAGATGAATGGAAAAAATTATGACGCGGTGATCGTGGCGGTGAATCATAAAGATTATTTGAAGCACGATGAAAAATATTTTAAATCCATTCTTACTTCGCAGGGAATTTTGGTTGACATAAAAGGAATCTACAGAGGGAAGATCAAAAATATTTCTTACTGGAGCCTATAA
- a CDS encoding PD40 domain-containing protein translates to MKRILQMIRMVIFFCFLLLPPATCFSQPIIIKGDPDLAKDYFAKHNYPAAIKCYLLLLKKESDNIEYNHKIAQCYLLSHSIKAKAIPHLELIIKQEKFPDDVWFDLGKAYHYANRFDDAINAYNKYKSKTKDKKEIETIDRLIEQCHNGKELVKRPLNVTFQNLGKEVNSEYPDFYPIISPDETMLYFTSRRKSPTAQQPEFDGFYPSDIFSVEIKNGKPAKVQPVAAVNTNLDEQVVDVSADGTIMLFYIDHIEVFGDIWIARRLNNKMQWLKPERLPENINAGLETSASIWKNPLTEEEVLLVASSRPGTSDNPNYGETDIYICRKLPNGQWSELKNLGPNINTKYKEEFPHFSEDGKTIYFASQGHSSMGGFDIFKSVWDEVNQTWSAPKNLGYPINTADDDLSISFTSGGRIAYLSAMREGGLGDLDIYRVILEDVEGKETVYRGYIQSTDSLTKIKKAKVEIINKKTNEQQGIYSPDANSGYYVIALPPGKWTMKVEAEGYQPYSEDINIFDEVLKFSPEVTKNIKLKKQ, encoded by the coding sequence ATGAAACGAATACTGCAAATGATACGAATGGTTATTTTTTTCTGCTTTCTGCTGCTGCCTCCTGCAACTTGTTTTTCCCAGCCCATCATTATTAAAGGCGACCCCGATTTAGCCAAAGATTATTTCGCCAAGCATAATTATCCTGCCGCCATAAAATGTTATTTGCTTCTACTGAAAAAAGAATCGGATAATATAGAATACAATCATAAAATTGCGCAGTGTTATCTTCTTTCACACTCCATCAAAGCAAAAGCAATTCCGCATCTGGAACTTATCATCAAACAGGAAAAATTTCCGGATGATGTTTGGTTTGATTTGGGAAAAGCATATCATTATGCAAACCGTTTTGACGATGCCATCAACGCCTACAATAAATACAAATCAAAAACAAAAGACAAAAAAGAAATTGAAACCATTGACCGCCTCATTGAGCAATGCCACAACGGAAAAGAATTAGTGAAGCGCCCGCTCAATGTTACGTTTCAGAATTTAGGCAAGGAAGTAAACTCCGAGTATCCTGATTTTTATCCTATCATTTCGCCTGATGAAACCATGCTCTATTTCACTTCGCGCAGAAAATCTCCCACCGCGCAGCAGCCCGAGTTTGACGGCTTCTATCCTTCCGATATTTTTTCGGTGGAAATAAAAAACGGAAAGCCCGCAAAGGTTCAGCCCGTTGCTGCCGTGAATACAAACCTCGATGAGCAGGTGGTGGATGTTTCTGCCGATGGAACCATTATGCTTTTTTACATTGACCACATAGAAGTGTTTGGCGATATTTGGATTGCCAGGCGGCTGAACAATAAAATGCAATGGCTCAAACCCGAGCGGCTTCCCGAAAATATAAATGCAGGACTCGAAACTTCCGCTTCCATCTGGAAAAATCCGTTAACCGAAGAAGAAGTGCTGCTTGTTGCAAGCAGCCGCCCGGGAACTTCCGATAATCCCAATTACGGAGAAACCGACATATATATATGTAGAAAACTTCCGAACGGGCAATGGAGCGAATTAAAAAATCTCGGGCCCAACATCAACACTAAATACAAGGAAGAGTTTCCGCATTTTTCAGAAGATGGAAAAACCATTTATTTCGCTTCGCAGGGGCATTCGAGCATGGGCGGTTTTGATATTTTCAAATCGGTATGGGATGAAGTGAATCAAACATGGAGCGCTCCGAAAAACCTCGGCTATCCCATCAACACTGCCGATGACGACCTCAGCATCAGTTTCACTTCGGGCGGAAGAATTGCCTACCTCTCCGCCATGCGCGAAGGCGGGCTGGGCGATTTGGATATTTACCGCGTGATTCTCGAAGATGTGGAAGGAAAAGAAACTGTTTACAGGGGATACATTCAAAGCACTGACTCGCTGACGAAAATTAAAAAGGCAAAAGTTGAAATCATCAACAAGAAAACAAATGAACAACAGGGAATTTATTCTCCCGATGCGAACAGCGGATACTATGTTATAGCTCTTCCCCCGGGAAAATGGACTATGAAAGTGGAAGCCGAGGGCTACCAGCCCTACTCTGAGGATATAAATATCTTTGACGAAGTTTTGAAATTCAGTCCGGAGGTGACAAAAAATATCAAACTGAAAAAACAATAG
- a CDS encoding SDR family oxidoreductase, protein MYDSPFHTKDLSKHSFLVTGGAGFIGSNIVEYLLKYKSKKVVVLDNLSTGFEENIRQYGHLYNFKFIHENICDLNECRKAFEGIDFVFHQAALGSVPRSIENPIATHNANASGFLSVLVAAKNAGVKRIVYASSSSVYGDSTESPKHEEKIGKPLSPYAVSKLVNEFYADIFSRTYNMEIIGLRYFNIFGPKQNPRGAYAAAIPLFIDGLMKNKPVFINGDGEQSRDFTFVENAVQANIKAMFCENKSALGQVFNIALGEKISVNDLFNTLKKITGSSLNATYREERRGDVKNSLADISKAKSILDYSPSVFVEEGLRQTVEWFRK, encoded by the coding sequence GTGTACGATTCACCTTTCCATACAAAAGATTTATCAAAACATTCTTTCCTTGTTACAGGAGGCGCAGGATTTATCGGCAGCAACATTGTTGAATATCTTTTAAAGTACAAGTCGAAAAAAGTTGTTGTGCTTGATAATCTTTCAACTGGCTTTGAAGAAAACATCAGGCAATATGGACATCTTTATAATTTCAAATTCATTCATGAAAATATCTGCGACTTGAACGAGTGCAGAAAAGCGTTTGAAGGAATTGATTTTGTTTTTCATCAGGCAGCGCTGGGTTCTGTTCCGCGTTCAATAGAAAATCCGATTGCAACGCATAATGCAAATGCCAGCGGATTTCTTTCCGTGCTGGTTGCGGCAAAAAATGCCGGAGTGAAAAGAATTGTTTATGCAAGTTCCTCTTCCGTGTATGGCGACAGCACCGAATCTCCCAAGCACGAAGAAAAAATCGGCAAGCCGCTTTCTCCCTATGCGGTTTCAAAATTGGTGAATGAATTTTATGCGGATATTTTTTCCCGCACTTATAACATGGAAATCATCGGGCTGCGCTACTTCAATATTTTCGGGCCGAAACAAAACCCGAGAGGAGCATATGCTGCGGCAATCCCGTTGTTCATTGATGGCTTGATGAAGAATAAACCTGTTTTCATAAATGGTGACGGAGAACAATCACGCGATTTTACTTTTGTTGAGAATGCCGTGCAGGCAAACATCAAAGCAATGTTTTGTGAAAACAAATCTGCGCTCGGACAAGTGTTCAACATTGCACTGGGAGAAAAAATTTCTGTGAATGATTTATTCAACACGCTGAAAAAAATAACCGGCTCATCGTTAAATGCTACTTACCGCGAAGAGAGAAGGGGAGACGTAAAAAATTCCCTCGCAGATATTTCAAAAGCAAAATCTATTTTAGATTATTCTCCTTCTGTTTTTGTAGAGGAAGGATTGAGGCAAACTGTTGAATGGTTTCGTAAATGA
- the thpR gene encoding RNA 2',3'-cyclic phosphodiesterase codes for MKSEDKSRRIFLAVPVPAEIISLQDKLRGKNSHLKKIKWMRNQNIHLTIYFIGNIPAEEVEDVIELILPVITEQIEFTLKFDSLFFAPSHKPEMLWVKFHKHELFSFFSENIHNALSKYLPENKFFRKDPVPHITLARFRSMKNYSDINLVSFESLRGLEIKINSCELWETIKVEGRSDYRSVMKFSF; via the coding sequence TTGAAATCAGAAGATAAGAGCAGAAGAATATTTTTGGCGGTTCCTGTTCCTGCTGAAATAATTTCTTTGCAGGATAAACTTCGCGGGAAAAATTCTCATCTGAAAAAAATAAAATGGATGAGAAATCAAAATATTCATCTCACCATTTATTTTATCGGAAACATTCCTGCCGAAGAAGTTGAAGATGTAATCGAATTAATTCTTCCCGTCATTACCGAGCAAATAGAATTCACGTTGAAATTTGATTCGCTTTTCTTCGCTCCTTCGCATAAACCGGAAATGCTCTGGGTGAAATTTCATAAGCATGAATTATTTTCTTTCTTCTCTGAAAATATTCATAACGCATTAAGTAAATATCTTCCGGAAAATAAATTTTTCCGAAAAGATCCGGTTCCTCATATAACTCTTGCGAGATTTCGCTCCATGAAAAATTATTCTGATATAAACCTCGTAAGTTTTGAAAGCCTTCGGGGTTTGGAAATAAAAATAAATTCCTGCGAACTTTGGGAAACAATTAAAGTTGAAGGAAGAAGCGATTACCGTTCGGTGATGAAATTCTCTTTCTGA
- a CDS encoding fumarylacetoacetate hydrolase family protein, producing MKIICIGQNYLEHIKELNSAIPDEPVFFLKPDTSLLTDNKPFFLPSFSNDIHYECEIVLKINRLGKHIDEKFAHKYYDELTVGIDFTARDIQKEQKAKGLPWEKAKGFDGSAPVGKFISKKKFGRMEEWKNGRADERAVSQPSNLPIFQPSMRNLNFHLNINGKSVQKGNTSDLLFSFDKIISFLSQFITLKIGDLIFTGTPVGVGAVKIGDKLEAFLEGEKLLAFEVK from the coding sequence ATGAAGATTATCTGCATAGGACAAAACTATCTTGAACACATAAAGGAACTGAACTCCGCCATTCCCGATGAGCCGGTTTTTTTTCTGAAGCCCGATACTTCTCTTCTCACAGACAACAAACCATTTTTTCTTCCTTCGTTTTCAAATGACATTCACTACGAATGTGAAATTGTTTTGAAGATAAACCGCCTCGGAAAACATATTGATGAAAAATTCGCACATAAATATTACGATGAACTCACTGTGGGAATTGATTTTACCGCGCGCGATATTCAGAAGGAGCAAAAGGCAAAAGGATTGCCATGGGAAAAAGCAAAAGGGTTTGATGGTTCAGCGCCTGTGGGGAAATTTATTTCAAAGAAAAAATTCGGAAGAATGGAAGAATGGAAGAATGGAAGAGCGGATGAGCGTGCTGTTTCCCAACCTTCCAACCTTCCTATCTTCCAACCTTCCATGCGGAATTTGAATTTCCATCTGAACATAAACGGAAAATCCGTTCAGAAAGGAAACACCAGCGATTTACTTTTTTCTTTCGATAAAATAATTTCTTTCCTCTCTCAATTCATCACCCTCAAGATTGGCGATTTAATTTTTACGGGAACTCCGGTGGGAGTTGGCGCGGTAAAGATCGGAGATAAACTTGAAGCGTTTTTAGAAGGAGAAAAATTATTAGCGTTTGAGGTGAAATAA
- a CDS encoding SDR family oxidoreductase, whose translation MKKEKVLITGAAGFLGSHLCDRFIKEGFHVIGMDNFITGDRKNIAHLLPSPLGEGLGVRSFQFIEHDLTKHISIEGEIKYILHFASPASPIDYLKIPIQTLKVSSLGTHNCLGLAKNKNARILIASTSEVYGDPLVHPQTEDYWGNVNPIGPRGCYDEAKRFAEAITMAYHTYHKVETRIVRIFNTYGPKMRLNDGRVLPAFIGQALRGEDLTVFGDGSQTRSFCYVDDLVEGIYRLLLSDYSLPVNIGNPNEITIKEFGEEIIKLTGTKQKMIYKDLPQDDPKQRQPDISLAKKLLGWEPKVNRAEGLKITYAYFKSLTKDELTKVEHKNFEKYVK comes from the coding sequence GTGAAGAAAGAAAAAGTTCTCATCACAGGTGCTGCCGGATTTCTCGGCTCGCATCTCTGCGACAGATTTATTAAGGAAGGTTTTCATGTTATCGGCATGGATAATTTTATTACCGGTGACCGGAAAAATATTGCACATCTGCTCCCCTCTCCTTTGGGAGAGGGGTTGGGCGTGAGGTCTTTTCAGTTTATTGAACACGATTTAACCAAACATATTTCCATTGAAGGAGAAATAAAATACATTCTTCATTTTGCTTCTCCCGCTTCTCCGATAGATTATTTAAAAATTCCGATTCAAACATTAAAAGTAAGTTCGCTCGGTACGCATAATTGTCTCGGACTTGCCAAAAATAAAAACGCGCGTATTCTTATCGCTTCCACTTCTGAAGTGTATGGCGATCCGCTGGTTCATCCGCAAACAGAAGATTACTGGGGAAATGTAAATCCAATCGGCCCGCGCGGATGTTACGATGAAGCAAAACGTTTTGCCGAAGCCATCACGATGGCATATCACACCTATCATAAAGTAGAAACCCGCATCGTCAGAATTTTTAATACGTATGGTCCGAAAATGCGTTTGAATGACGGAAGAGTTCTTCCTGCTTTTATCGGACAAGCATTACGCGGAGAAGATTTAACTGTGTTCGGAGATGGAAGCCAGACGCGTTCGTTTTGTTATGTTGACGATTTGGTGGAAGGGATTTATCGTTTGCTGCTGAGTGATTATTCTCTTCCGGTAAATATTGGCAATCCCAATGAAATCACTATTAAAGAATTCGGAGAAGAAATAATTAAGTTGACAGGAACAAAACAAAAAATGATTTACAAAGACTTGCCGCAAGATGATCCGAAACAGCGCCAGCCGGATATTTCTCTCGCAAAAAAACTTTTAGGATGGGAACCAAAAGTAAATCGTGCGGAAGGATTGAAAATTACCTACGCATATTTTAAATCGCTCACCAAAGACGAACTTACAAAAGTGGAACACAAGAATTTTGAGAAGTACGTGAAGTGA
- a CDS encoding GxxExxY protein, with the protein MEKKLIDDLVYPELSFEIVGCAFEVYNELGFGHSEKVYQKALSVSFKNHKINYKEQVYFPVKFKNELVGKGFCDFIIDEKIIVELKKEDRFSKSNIDQVNQYLKSSNLKLALLINYTSTGAIFKRLVNIK; encoded by the coding sequence ATGGAGAAAAAACTTATTGATGATTTAGTATATCCCGAACTTAGTTTTGAAATTGTCGGTTGCGCATTTGAGGTTTACAATGAATTAGGATTCGGACATTCAGAAAAAGTTTATCAGAAAGCACTATCTGTGTCTTTTAAGAATCACAAAATTAACTATAAAGAACAAGTTTATTTTCCTGTGAAATTTAAAAATGAATTAGTTGGCAAAGGGTTTTGTGACTTCATTATAGATGAGAAAATAATTGTTGAATTAAAAAAAGAAGACAGGTTTTCCAAATCAAATATTGATCAGGTGAATCAGTATTTGAAATCAAGTAACCTTAAATTAGCACTGCTTATCAACTATACTTCTACAGGAGCAATTTTTAAACGATTAGTTAACATTAAGTAA
- a CDS encoding capsular biosynthesis protein, translating into MSFFSNIFKSSREKFPCDLSVLKTDMHSHFIPGIDDGAQTMDDSVALIREFHKLGYKKVITTPHILSDGYKNNPQIILSGLEKVRVALKNENIPMQMEAAAEYYLDFDFERKLEQEKLLTFGNKYLLFEVSYVNSPDNLESVIFKLLTAGYKPVLAHPERYPFWMGNSEKYEKLKAKGILFQLNINSLAGYYGNDSKKTAELLIEKNMIDFLGSDCHKLRHVEVMREAVYQKAIHKLIESGKLLNSTL; encoded by the coding sequence ATGAGTTTTTTTTCAAATATATTTAAAAGTTCAAGAGAAAAATTTCCTTGTGACTTATCTGTTTTGAAAACCGATATGCATTCGCATTTCATTCCGGGCATTGACGATGGCGCGCAAACCATGGACGATTCCGTTGCGCTCATCCGCGAATTTCATAAACTCGGTTATAAAAAAGTAATTACCACTCCGCATATTCTCAGCGATGGATATAAAAACAATCCTCAAATTATTTTATCGGGCTTGGAAAAAGTCCGTGTGGCGCTCAAGAATGAAAACATTCCCATGCAGATGGAAGCCGCTGCGGAATATTATTTGGATTTTGATTTTGAACGTAAACTTGAGCAGGAAAAACTTTTAACATTTGGAAATAAATATTTGTTGTTTGAAGTTTCGTATGTGAATTCTCCCGATAACCTTGAGAGCGTTATTTTTAAATTGCTTACTGCCGGATACAAGCCCGTGCTCGCTCATCCCGAGCGCTATCCTTTCTGGATGGGAAATTCAGAGAAGTACGAAAAATTAAAAGCGAAAGGAATTTTATTTCAACTCAACATTAATTCTCTTGCGGGCTACTATGGAAATGATTCAAAAAAAACTGCCGAACTTCTGATTGAAAAGAACATGATTGATTTTTTAGGAAGTGATTGTCATAAACTCAGGCATGTGGAAGTTATGCGTGAAGCAGTTTACCAAAAAGCAATTCATAAATTAATTGAGAGCGGGAAACTGCTGAACAGTACGTTGTGA
- the rfbB gene encoding dTDP-glucose 4,6-dehydratase, translating to MKKILITGGAGFIGSHVVRLFVNKYSDYKIVNLDKLTYAGNLENLRDVEKKSNYEFVKRDIVDANFIQELFSKNNFDAVIHLAAESHVDRSIATPIEFVNTNVIGTVTLLNTAKKFWQSSLENIPKRKLFYHVSTDEVYGSLGKKGKFKETTSYDPHSPYSASKASSDHFVRAYHDTYGLPVKISNCSNNYGSYHFPEKLIPLAINNIKNNKSVPVYGKGQNVRDWLFVEDHARAIDVIFHRGKVGDTYNIGGNNEWKNIDLIKLLCKIMDKKLGREKGASAKLITFVKDRAGHDLRYAINSSKLQRELKWKPSLKFEEGLEKTVDWYLSNDAWLKNVTSGDYQKYYEQQYIKR from the coding sequence TTGAAAAAGATTTTAATTACAGGCGGAGCAGGATTTATCGGAAGCCATGTCGTTCGATTATTTGTAAATAAATATTCCGATTATAAAATTGTAAATCTCGATAAACTTACTTATGCTGGCAATCTTGAAAATCTTCGCGATGTTGAGAAGAAATCAAATTATGAATTTGTAAAAAGAGATATTGTTGATGCAAATTTCATTCAAGAACTTTTTTCCAAAAATAATTTTGATGCTGTCATTCATCTCGCTGCCGAATCTCATGTGGACAGAAGTATAGCAACTCCGATTGAATTTGTAAATACAAATGTGATTGGCACAGTTACTCTCCTGAACACTGCAAAAAAATTCTGGCAATCTTCTTTAGAAAATATTCCGAAAAGAAAATTATTTTATCATGTGAGTACGGATGAGGTATACGGTTCGCTCGGAAAAAAAGGAAAGTTTAAAGAAACTACCTCCTATGATCCGCATAGTCCGTATTCAGCAAGCAAAGCAAGCTCGGATCATTTTGTGAGAGCATATCACGATACGTATGGCTTGCCCGTAAAAATTTCTAATTGTTCGAACAATTATGGCTCGTATCATTTCCCTGAAAAATTAATTCCGCTGGCGATAAATAATATCAAGAATAATAAATCCGTTCCTGTTTATGGAAAAGGACAAAATGTTCGTGACTGGCTTTTTGTAGAAGACCACGCGCGCGCGATTGATGTCATTTTTCATAGGGGAAAAGTTGGAGATACTTACAACATAGGTGGAAACAATGAATGGAAAAATATTGATTTGATAAAACTTCTTTGCAAAATAATGGATAAGAAACTCGGAAGAGAAAAAGGCGCGTCTGCAAAACTCATCACGTTTGTAAAAGACAGAGCCGGACATGATTTACGTTACGCAATCAACTCCTCTAAACTTCAGCGCGAATTAAAATGGAAACCAAGTTTGAAATTTGAAGAAGGCCTTGAAAAAACTGTTGACTGGTATTTGTCGAATGATGCGTGGTTGAAAAATGTAACGAGCGGTGATTATCAAAAATATTACGAGCAGCAATACATAAAGCGATAG
- a CDS encoding N-acetyltransferase: MDYYAHPTAVIDEGCTIGKGTKIWHFVHIMPNCVIGENNIIGQNCVVFPDVVLGKNVKVQNNVSIYTGVTCGDDVFLGPSMVFTNVTNPRSAVVRRGQYEKTYVGKGASIGANATIVCGNDIGEFAFIGAGSVVTKNIPAYSLWVGNPAKQIGWMSEYGHRLNFKKGVAVCPESKDKYKLVQGKVIKTK; this comes from the coding sequence ATGGACTATTACGCTCATCCAACCGCAGTCATAGACGAGGGCTGCACAATCGGCAAGGGAACAAAAATCTGGCACTTCGTTCACATTATGCCTAATTGTGTGATTGGAGAAAATAATATTATTGGTCAGAACTGTGTTGTGTTCCCTGATGTAGTGCTTGGAAAAAATGTGAAAGTGCAGAACAATGTTTCTATTTACACAGGTGTTACTTGCGGAGATGATGTTTTCCTCGGACCTTCAATGGTTTTTACAAACGTTACAAATCCCCGCAGCGCTGTGGTAAGAAGAGGGCAATATGAAAAAACTTACGTTGGGAAAGGCGCAAGCATTGGTGCGAATGCAACGATAGTTTGCGGAAATGACATAGGAGAATTTGCTTTCATTGGCGCTGGCTCAGTTGTTACAAAAAATATTCCGGCATATTCTTTATGGGTTGGAAATCCTGCAAAGCAAATTGGCTGGATGAGTGAATACGGTCATCGTTTGAATTTCAAAAAAGGTGTTGCTGTTTGTCCGGAATCAAAAGATAAATATAAACTTGTACAGGGTAAGGTTATAAAAACAAAATGA
- a CDS encoding Gfo/Idh/MocA family oxidoreductase, whose protein sequence is MKIKFGIVGCGHIGKRHAEMVSRHPEAELVALCDILPKEKLSLEKFSAPFYSSIDEMLADAERSRSIEVVNICTPNGLHAALSVKALEAKKHVVCEKPMALSKADCENMIHKSMQVQKNIFVVKQNRYSPPSAWIKELIDKKNLGDIYLVQLNCYWNRDERYYKKGSWKGTKEFDGGVLFTQFSHFIDIMYWLFGDIKDIQAKFKNFNHKSTTEFDDDSGLVSFNFLNGGMGCIQYSTSVWDKNMESSIAVIGSKGTVKIGGQYMDKVEYCHIENYSMPNLAETNPANDYGGYKGSANNHPLMIQNVIDTLKGRNTITANALEGMKVVEIIEKIYSLKPAYEHLQKTF, encoded by the coding sequence ATGAAAATAAAATTTGGAATAGTCGGCTGCGGACATATTGGCAAACGCCATGCTGAAATGGTTTCGCGCCATCCCGAAGCAGAACTGGTTGCTCTCTGCGATATTCTTCCGAAAGAAAAATTATCGCTTGAAAAATTTTCTGCTCCGTTTTATTCTTCTATAGATGAAATGCTCGCGGATGCTGAGCGGAGTCGAAGCATTGAAGTAGTGAATATCTGCACGCCAAACGGATTGCATGCTGCTCTTTCCGTCAAAGCGCTTGAAGCAAAAAAACACGTGGTGTGTGAAAAACCGATGGCGCTTTCAAAAGCAGATTGTGAAAACATGATTCACAAATCCATGCAGGTGCAGAAAAATATTTTTGTGGTGAAGCAAAATCGTTATTCACCGCCTTCCGCCTGGATAAAAGAATTGATTGACAAAAAAAATCTCGGGGATATTTATTTGGTGCAGTTGAATTGTTACTGGAACCGCGATGAGCGCTATTATAAAAAAGGAAGTTGGAAAGGAACAAAAGAATTTGATGGCGGAGTTCTCTTTACTCAGTTCTCACATTTCATAGATATTATGTACTGGCTTTTCGGAGATATAAAAGATATTCAGGCGAAGTTCAAAAACTTCAATCATAAATCAACAACAGAGTTTGATGATGACAGCGGATTGGTAAGCTTTAATTTTCTAAATGGCGGAATGGGCTGCATTCAGTATTCAACTTCGGTGTGGGATAAAAATATGGAGAGCAGCATTGCCGTGATTGGAAGCAAAGGCACGGTGAAAATTGGCGGGCAGTATATGGACAAAGTTGAATATTGCCACATTGAAAATTATTCTATGCCGAATTTGGCTGAGACAAATCCTGCGAATGATTACGGTGGATACAAAGGTTCTGCAAATAATCATCCATTGATGATTCAAAATGTAATCGATACGTTGAAAGGAAGAAATACCATCACTGCCAACGCGCTCGAAGGAATGAAAGTGGTAGAGATAATTGAAAAGATATATTCTTTAAAACCTGCTTATGAGCATTTACAAAAAACTTTCTAA
- a CDS encoding acylphosphatase encodes MKHYNIIVTGKVQGVFFRQSAMEIANQSGVKGFVRNEPNGNVFIEAEGEEEQLKKLIDWCKKGPTRAIVSEVKISESELKNFSSFEIRR; translated from the coding sequence ATGAAACATTACAATATAATAGTCACCGGAAAAGTTCAGGGAGTTTTTTTCCGCCAATCCGCTATGGAAATTGCAAATCAATCAGGCGTGAAAGGATTTGTGCGCAATGAACCGAACGGAAATGTTTTCATCGAAGCCGAAGGAGAAGAAGAACAACTGAAAAAATTAATTGACTGGTGCAAAAAAGGACCGACACGTGCAATTGTTTCAGAAGTTAAAATCTCAGAAAGTGAATTAAAAAACTTTTCATCCTTTGAAATCAGAAGATAA